The sequence TCGCTAAGTCGCACATGACTTGCGATTGCTCTTGGAAGCTCATTTGTCGAATCTGGTTGAGCGTTCGTTCTGCAAACTGCATACTAGCAGCACCAGGCGCTGCAATGGTAATGGTTTTACCCATTTCCAGATAAGCAAACCAAATTAAGGCTAACTGATCTTCTGCACTCAACTGCTCAAATCTTGCGATGGTTGCCGGAACCGCATCAGCAGCCAAGGTATTCGGGAAAATATTACGGGCTGAATCGATGGTAAATGGCATGACTAAAACCCTTTCATCTAATGTTTTGGTACTTCCCTACTTAAGCGAGGGAATGTAGCTGATAATACCAGTTCTCTCAAGTCACGCCTGTTGCTTGCCTTACCTTCCTCATACTTCTTTACACAATTCTCTTGTTTCTCATTAAATCTTTAACAAATAGCAGTTGATTTTAAAGAAGAGTAAAGGAATCAACCTCCAAAATTTCGCCAATCATCGCGATACTCATTACATCATCCCGAATTCTTCCAGTTACTTCTGCTCGGTGTTGGGGTTGACGGAGATCAACGGGAGGGTTTCTTAATTCATAAGTTTTTCCGTCATCGGTAACTAAAGCCCACGCCCCAATTCCGACCTCTTTTTTTTCAATTCTTCCCGTGACTGTTATCATAAAAAATAAAATAAAGCCCGCTTCTGCAGGCTTGTTACTGCTCATAAAAGAAAGAATAGTCCCCCTAAACTACCACTCTAGTTCGACATCATTGGACATAGGATCGCCAGAGTAGGGTTGCACTCCAACATCGGGATAAGCGTCATCGCTCGGGGAGAAAATGCGAGCAATTGCTTCGGCGAAAAAGGAGTTAATATTGTCCATAACTTTCATAATTCCCATAGTCTTCACCCTGAATTCGTCAAGTATTTATGCTCAGAAAAAAGGCGAAATCTCCACAGCAAATGTGGATCAACTGAATCAAACTTCCTTGCTTTTTCCCTTACTTTTAGTATATTTCTCATTGCCTCTGATTGTGAGAAATATTAAGTGAGTCTAAACATTTTTTTGTATATGTTTGCAATCCAGCAAAACTTCTTATTTTGTGAGAAAAATACTTAATTTTGGTTCTTGGGAGACAAGAATTCTCCGTTTCGATTTAAGATGGAGGAGGCGGATTGTTAAGGAGAAAGAAAATGGCAACCAGTCGCCGTGTGGCAAGGGTCGCCTCCCTCATTCAGCAGGAAGTGAGCCAAATGCTGATTAATGGTATAAAAGACGATCGCGTGGGTGCTGGGATGGTCAGCGTGACTGCGGTGGATGTTTCTAACGATCTCCAACACGCCAAAATCTTTGTCAGTATCTATGGAACGGAAGAAGCGAAAACGGAAACGATGGCGGGGTTAAAGTCTTCTACAGCTTTTGTCCGTCGTGAGTTAGGAAAACGGATTCGCTTACGGAGAACACCAGAAGTGGTGTTTCATGAAGATATGTCGTTAGAACTTGGCGATCGCACTTTGTCTTTAATTAACCAACTCAGTGCGAAACGTGGGGAAGAGGAGGACGAGGAAAGTTAATGTTTGCTCTTCCAGACGAGACAGAACTTTCCCTTGCTGAACAAATTGCCCAGATGATCGTCGTTCGCGCATCTGGGTATAGTTTTGATCATCAAATTCGTTTCCCGCAGTGGGAACCTTCTAACCAAGAGTTAGAACACTGGATTCGGGACTTAAAAGTCGGTGGGGTGATTTTACTGGGGGGAAGCGCGATCGAAATTGCACAACGGACTCATCAATTGCAAACTTGGTCAGAAATTCCCCTCTTGATGGCTGCTGATATTGAAGAAGGAGTGGGACAACGCTTTTCTGGCGCAACTTGGTTTCCGCCTCCGATGGCGTTGGGAGAAATTGCAAAAACCGATCTCTCTTTAGGGAAAGAGTATGCTCGGAAAATGGGGGAAGTAACCGCACAGGAAGCCTTAGCCCTTGGTCTAAATTGGGTGTTAGCCCCTGTGGTCGATGTGAACAATAATCCTGATAATCCTGTGATTAATGTGCGTTCGTTTGGGGAAAGCCCAGAGATGGTTCAGGAATTAACTCAAGGGTTTA comes from Halothece sp. PCC 7418 and encodes:
- a CDS encoding DUF5818 domain-containing protein translates to MSSNKPAEAGFILFFMITVTGRIEKKEVGIGAWALVTDDGKTYELRNPPVDLRQPQHRAEVTGRIRDDVMSIAMIGEILEVDSFTLL
- the rbfA gene encoding 30S ribosome-binding factor RbfA, whose protein sequence is MATSRRVARVASLIQQEVSQMLINGIKDDRVGAGMVSVTAVDVSNDLQHAKIFVSIYGTEEAKTETMAGLKSSTAFVRRELGKRIRLRRTPEVVFHEDMSLELGDRTLSLINQLSAKRGEEEDEES